The DNA window TGCTGCGCGGGGCCCTGGGGGTGGACCAGGCGCTCTACGGCGTGTCGGGCGGGATCGTGGCCGCCGTGCTCAACGGCGTGCGCCGCGGCCTGTTCTCCAACGAGGCCGGCCTGGGCACCGTGCCCAACGCCGCGGGCACCGCCACCGTGGCCCACCCGGTCCGCCAGGGGCTCATTCAGTCCTTCGGCGTGTTCGTCGACACCATTGTGGTGTGCACCGCCACCGGCCTGCTCATCCTGCTCGCCACCGGCACCTACCGGCCCGGCGACGACCGCCTGGTCGGCGCGGTCCTGACCCAGCGGGCGGTCGTCGAGCACCTGGGGGAGTGGACCGTCTGGCCCATGGTCGTGCTCATCTTCGTCCTGGTGTTCTCCACGGTGCTGGGCTGCTACTCCTACTCCCAGGTCAATGTGAACTTCCTGGGAGGGGAGCGCCGCGCCGAGCAGGCCTTCGGGCTCCTGCTGACGGCCGCCGCCTACGCCGGCACCGTCCTGACCCTGCCGGCCGTGTGGGCGCTGACGGACATCGCCCTGGGGCTGCTGGGCCTGATCAACCTCGTGGCCATTGTCCGCCTGGGCCCCTGGGCGCTGGGCGCCCTGCACGACTTCGAGGCCCAGGCGGCGCGCGGGGTGGCCGAGCCGGTCTTCATCGGCCACGGCAATCCGCTCCTGCCCGGCGACACGGTCGAGGGCGTGTGGGAGGCCCCGCCCGCCGACGGCGCGCCCGGCGCCGGGGGCGCGGTGGGGAGGGCCTGACGTGGGGGCCGTCAGCACTGTCGTGTCGACGCTGTCCAACTGGCTGTTCGGCACCGTCCTGATCTGGCTGCTACTGGGTGCGGGCGCCTTCCTGACCTGGCGCACCCGCGCCGTCCAGCTGCGGCACATGGGATCCATCGTCCGCGCTGTGGCCGGGTCGCGCTCGGGCGCCGCCGGGGGCATCTCCTCCTTCCAGGCCTTCGCCGTGGGGCTGGCCTGCCGCGTGGGCACCGGCAATATCGTGGGCGTGGCCTTGGCCCTCATCCTGGGCGGGCCCGGCGCCGTGTTCTGGATGTGGGTGGTGGCCCTGCTGGGGACGGCCACCGCCTTCACCGAGGCGACCCTGGGCCAACTGTTCAAGGTGGAGCGCGGCGACAGCACCTTCCGCGGCGGCCCCGCCCACTACATCGCCCGCGGGCTGCGGTGGCCGGTGGTCGGCGCCGTCTTCGCCGTCGTATTCATGATCGCCAACGGGCTGGTCATGCCGATGGTGCAGGCCAACGCCATGACGGCGGCCCTGGGCGCCGCCACCCGGGGCGGCGCGCTGGAGATCGGCCCGTGGTGGGGCTCGCTCCTCGTCGTCGCCCTCGTCGCCCCGGTGCTGCTGGGCGGCCTGCGCTCCATCGCCCGGGCCGCCGAGCTGATCGCCCCGCTCATGGCCGTGGCCTACCTCGCCCTGGTCGCCGTCATTATCCTGACCCACCCCCTCCAGGCGCTGGACGCCCTCGAGCAGATCATCGCCGGGGCCTTCGGGCTGCGCGCCGGGCTGGCCGGCGTGGCCGGGGGAGTGGCGCAGGCCGTGCTCAACGGCGTGCGCCGCGGCCTGTTCTCCAATGAGGCCGGCCTGGGCGGCTCGGCGTGCGCCGCCGGGTCGGCCACCGTGTCCCACCCGGCCAGGCAGGGCTTCATCCAGTCCTTCGGGGTCCTGGTGGACACGCTGCTGGTGTGCACGGCCACGGCCCTGGCCATCCTCATCGCCGGGGCGGGCGACGGCGGCGTCTACACCCCCGGCGCCACCGGCGCCAAGGACGCCGACGCCGTCGCCGGCACCCTCACCCAGACGGCGATCGGGAGCACCTTGGGGGCGTGGACCACCTGGCCCATGACCATCCTCATCCTGGTGCTGGCCTACTCCACCATCCTGGGCGCCTTCTCCTACGCGGAGGTCTGCCTGGACTACCTGACCCGCCGCCCCCGGGCGGCCCTGGTGCTGCGCACCGGCGCGCTGGCGTGCGCCTTCGTGGGCGGGGTGGCCAAGCTGACCACCGTGTGGTCGACCGCGGACGTGCTCCTGGGCGTGGGCGCCGTCATCAACCTCGTGGGCATTGTCATGCTCTCGGGTTGGGTGACGGGGGTGCTGCGCGACTGGGAGGCGCAGTGCACCGAGGTGGCCGCCGGTGCGCGCACCCCCGATGAGATCCGCTTCGTGGCCGCGGGCAACCCGCACCTGCCCGGCGAGCTGCCCGGGGACGTCTGGGGGCGCTGAGGGACCCCGGCGGGCGGCGGACGGGCGCCGGCGGGCCCCGGCAGGCCCCGGCGGCGGGGGCGCGACACCTCGTTGAAACGCGGACGGCCTACAGTGAGCGGTCGTGTCCGCGCCGCTCCCTTGAGGACGAGCGGCATGAACCCCGCGACCCCCGGAGGTCCTATGCCACATCCAGCGCCCACGTCGGTCATGGGCCTGTTCGACTCCGCCGCCGACGCGCTCGACACGGTCTCCGACCACCTGTACGGCCAGCTGCTGGCCTGGCTGCTCATCGCCGTCGGAATCTGGTTCACGATCCGCACCCGCGGCCTCCAATTCCGCCTGTTCGGGCAGATGCTGCGGGCGATCGCGGGCTCGCGCGAGGACAGCGGGGGCATCTCCTCCTTCCAGGCCTTCACCATCGGCCTGGCCTCGCGGGTGGGCACCGGCAATATCGTGGGCGTGGCCCTGGCCATCACCCTGGGCGGACCGGGCGCCGTGTTCTGGATGTGGGTGGTGGCGCTGGTGGGCATGGCCACCGGGTTCATCGAGTCGACCCTGGCCCAGATGTACAAGATCCGCCACCCCGAGGGCACCTTCCGCGGCGGCCCCGCCTACTACATCAGCCGGGGCCTGGGGTCGAGGCGGTGGGCGGGCGTCTTCGCCGTCGTCATCACCTTCGTCTTCGGCTTCGCCTACGAGGCCACCCAGGCCAACGCCATCTCCAAGGTCATGGAGGGGACCTTCGGCATGCCGCCCTGGGGGACCGCGATCGCCCTCATGGTCCTGGCCATGCCCGTCGTCGTCGGGGGCATCTCCATTGTGGCGCGCATCGCCGAGTGGATGGCCCCGCTCATGGCCGGCCTGTACGCCCTCATGGCGCTCGTCGTGCTCGTGCTCAACGCCGGCGCCATCCCCGGGGCGCTGTCCAGCATTATCTCCGGCGCTTTCGGGGTCGACCAGGCCGTCGCCGGCATTTCGGGGGGCTTCGCCGCGGCGGCCCTCAACGGCATTAAGCGGGGCCTGTTCTCCAACGAGGCGGGCGAGGGGTCGGTGCCCAACGCCGCGGCCACCGCCACCGTGGCCCACCCGGTCCAACAGGGCCTCATCCAGTCCCTGGGCGTGTTCGTCGACACCATTGTGGTGTGCACGGCCACCGCCCTGATCGTGCTGCTGTCGGGGGTCTACACCCCCGGGGGCACCAGGGCCCTGGCCGCCGTGGACCCGCAGGCCGCCAGGGACGCCGCCTCGACCCTGACCTCCTCCTCGATCGGCGCGGTCCTGGGGGACTGGACCGAGTACCTCATGGCGTTCATCATCTTCGTCTTCGCCTACTCCTCGCTGCTGGGCAACTACACCTACGCCCAGGTCAATATGGACTTCCTGCGGGGCACGGGGCACAGGCACTACGCCCTGCGCCTCATGATCGTGGCGGCCGCCGGGATCGGGGCGGTGGCCTCGCTGAACTTCGTGTGGAACCTGTCCGACGTCGTCATGGGCCTGATGGCGATCATCAATATCGTGTCCATCGTCCTGCTGGGCAAGTGGGCCTTCGGCGCCCTGGCCGACTGGGAGGACCAGAGGCGGCGCCTGGCCGCCGGGCAGATCGACGAGATCCGCTTCGTGGCCGAGGACAACCCGCACCTGCCCGGTGAGCTGCCCGGGACGGTGTGGAGCCGGGCCGACGCCGGACGGATCGCACCGCTGGCCGAGCCGGGGCGCGACCCCCACGGCGCCGCCCGGCCCTGACGGCGGGGTCGGGTCCCGGCGCCGGTCCGCCGCACCGCCCCGGCGGCCGGCCAGCAGTGCCGCGGCGCCGGTCCGCCGCGATGCCGGGGCGGGCGCGGGGATCGCGCGTACGCTGCGGGCATGAAGATCGCGCGCTTCTCCACCGGTGACGAGCTCCGCTACGGCGTTGTCGAGGGCCTGCCCGCCGGCGAGTCCTGCCCCTCGGGCGAGTCCGGGGGCCGCCTCATCGTCCTCAGGGGCGACCCCCTCTACACCCCGCCCGAAGCCACCGGCGAGATCGTGCCCCTGGACGAGGTCCGGCTCGTCTCCCCGGTCATCCCGCGCTCCAAGGTCATCGGCATCGGCAAGAACTACGCGGCCCACGCCGCGGAAATGGGCGGGGCGGCACCGGACGAGCCCATTGTCTTCCTCAAGCCCAACACCGCCGTCATCGGCCCCGACGCCCCCGTCGTCCTGCCCCCCTGGAGCCGGGAGGTCCA is part of the Actinomyces sp. oral taxon 414 genome and encodes:
- a CDS encoding alanine/glycine:cation symporter family protein, yielding MGAVSTVVSTLSNWLFGTVLIWLLLGAGAFLTWRTRAVQLRHMGSIVRAVAGSRSGAAGGISSFQAFAVGLACRVGTGNIVGVALALILGGPGAVFWMWVVALLGTATAFTEATLGQLFKVERGDSTFRGGPAHYIARGLRWPVVGAVFAVVFMIANGLVMPMVQANAMTAALGAATRGGALEIGPWWGSLLVVALVAPVLLGGLRSIARAAELIAPLMAVAYLALVAVIILTHPLQALDALEQIIAGAFGLRAGLAGVAGGVAQAVLNGVRRGLFSNEAGLGGSACAAGSATVSHPARQGFIQSFGVLVDTLLVCTATALAILIAGAGDGGVYTPGATGAKDADAVAGTLTQTAIGSTLGAWTTWPMTILILVLAYSTILGAFSYAEVCLDYLTRRPRAALVLRTGALACAFVGGVAKLTTVWSTADVLLGVGAVINLVGIVMLSGWVTGVLRDWEAQCTEVAAGARTPDEIRFVAAGNPHLPGELPGDVWGR
- a CDS encoding alanine/glycine:cation symporter family protein, encoding MPHPAPTSVMGLFDSAADALDTVSDHLYGQLLAWLLIAVGIWFTIRTRGLQFRLFGQMLRAIAGSREDSGGISSFQAFTIGLASRVGTGNIVGVALAITLGGPGAVFWMWVVALVGMATGFIESTLAQMYKIRHPEGTFRGGPAYYISRGLGSRRWAGVFAVVITFVFGFAYEATQANAISKVMEGTFGMPPWGTAIALMVLAMPVVVGGISIVARIAEWMAPLMAGLYALMALVVLVLNAGAIPGALSSIISGAFGVDQAVAGISGGFAAAALNGIKRGLFSNEAGEGSVPNAAATATVAHPVQQGLIQSLGVFVDTIVVCTATALIVLLSGVYTPGGTRALAAVDPQAARDAASTLTSSSIGAVLGDWTEYLMAFIIFVFAYSSLLGNYTYAQVNMDFLRGTGHRHYALRLMIVAAAGIGAVASLNFVWNLSDVVMGLMAIINIVSIVLLGKWAFGALADWEDQRRRLAAGQIDEIRFVAEDNPHLPGELPGTVWSRADAGRIAPLAEPGRDPHGAARP